A window of the Salvelinus alpinus chromosome 25, SLU_Salpinus.1, whole genome shotgun sequence genome harbors these coding sequences:
- the LOC139553111 gene encoding LOW QUALITY PROTEIN: uncharacterized protein (The sequence of the model RefSeq protein was modified relative to this genomic sequence to represent the inferred CDS: inserted 1 base in 1 codon; substituted 1 base at 1 genomic stop codon), whose translation MTLLGFMSSAHSMVPLGLLHMRKTQRWFAQLRPDPVRHRRRXVPLXLRADLNYWRDPCVLTQGVPMGRVSSSIPVFTDACLTGCGGTCQARAVGGEWPPSGRDINLLELETVLLVLTHFVSTLWGRDMLVWSDNRTTVNYINRQGGVRSPALHRLAEDMWLWAHEHLRSLTAAHIPGCQNVRADLMFQGGPRDDEWQLHPDIVLRIWERFGRAEVDLFASRVNTQCPLWFSLRAQDEPPLGIDAFAHQRPDVRLYTIPPRSCILPLLARVRTGGPSIILIDLDCPGALWYAEMTQMLIAPSWPIPHREDAMSQAEGMIEQFPLIGQPLRVWPLRETG comes from the exons ATGACACTTTTGGGTTTCATGTCATCTGCCCACTCCATGGTTCCACTGGGACTTCTGCACATGCGTAAAACACAGCGATGGTTTGCCCAACTACGACCGGACCCAGTGAGGCACCGTCGTC TTGTTCCCCTCTAGCTCAGAGCGGACCTGAACTATTGGAGAGACCCGTGCGTTCTGACACAAGGGGTCCCAATGGGCAGAGTGTCCTCCTCCATTCCGGTGTTTACAGACGCTTGTCTCACTGGATGTGGAGGGACATGTCAGGCTCGGGCTGTAGGAGGGGAGTGGCCTCCCTCGGGACGCGACATCAACCTCCTGGAGTTGGAGACAGTTCTGTTGGTTCTGACCCACTTCGTGTCTACCCTATGGGGTCGCGACATGTTGGTCTGGTCAGACAACCGAACCACAGTAAACTACATAAATCGCCAAGGAGGAGTCAGGTCTCCTGCACTCCACCGGCTGGCGGAGGATATGTGGCTGTGGGCTCACGAGCACCTTCGCTCGTTGACAGCAGCACACATTCCAGGCTGTCAGAACGTCAGAGCAGACCTCATGTTTCAAGGGGGTCCCCGAGACGACGAGTGGCAGCTGCACCCTGACATTGTTCTCCGAATATGGGAACGGTTCGGGAGAGCCGAGGTGGACCTGTTCGCATCACGTGTTAACACACAGTGTCCCCTATGGTTTTCCCTACGAGCCCAGGACGAACCGCCATTAGGGATAGACGCTTTTGCCCACCAGAGGCCGGATGTTCGCCTGTACACAATTCCACCAAGGTCCTGCATTCTCCCACTGCTAGCCCGCGTGAGAACAGGAGGGCCTTCAATCATATTGATAGACCTCGATTGCCCAGGGGCTCTGTGGTACGCGGAGATGACTCAAATGTTGATTGCACCATCATGGCCAATTCCACATCGAGAGGATGCAATGTCTCAGGCGGAGGGCATGATAGAGCAATTTCCTCTAATTGGCCAGCCACTGAGAGTTTGGCCCctgagagagacaggctag